ATTTCTTTTATAAATTTCTAGTCTTGCCATAAATTTATACAAATTTTGAGATTAAAATTTAAATTATGTTGACTTTTATTGTTGATGAGATGATAATGACAAAAATAAATTTTTATTGTGAATCCTCTATTAGATACTTTTGATGATTTTGTTGATGATCTACTTCTTTCCGATAATAATTTATTGAAAGGGGAACTTGATTTACTTCTTATTCAACAATTATTTAATTCAATAGATTTAAAGAATATAAATAAAACTGAATTCGAAGATAATGAACCGTTAGTTGCTTAATTTTTTATGAAATTTCTCTATGAAAAGTTTTGGGTTCCAGTTTTTGGAAAAATTTTATCAAAATTTGTTTTTTTAATAGAGGGTAGAAAGCAAGATTCTAAAAAAAAAGTAAGGCATTAATTACTTTTAGGCTTGTTTAAAGTATCCATAAATACATAATTTAATTCAATATATTCTGATAACAACAAAAGATATACTTTTTATTTATAAAAATGTTCATTGTTGAGTTATGAAAGAAATTTCTTTTTAGCAAATTAAAATGAGCAAAAAAAATACCTTGAGACCATATACTGTACATTATCGTGATTTTCAAAATACAAGATTAGAAAATTGCTTTTATGCTTTTGATGCCTACGAGGCTAGAACATTAGCGATGGAATTTAATAAGTATATAAATGAACATCCAAACAGTATTGACCTTATAAGATGTGAAACATAAAAAATCTTTTTAGTTTTTTAAAATTAATAATCTCTTTAAACACTTAAGAATTTATCAATAACTGCTTGACTTAACTCACTAGTATGTCCGCTAGCTACAATTCCACCTCGTTGCATAGCATAATATCTATTGGCTTGTCTTACAAAATGCAAGTGTTGTTCAACTAATAAAACTCCAATCCCTGTATCTCTAATTATCTGATTAATTGCATTTTCAATGTCTAAAACTATATTTGGTTGAATACCTTCCGTTGGTTCGTCAAGCAATAGAAGTTGAGGTTTGCCCAACAATGCTCTTGCAATAGCAAGTTGTTGTTGTTGACCTCCACTAAGATCTCCTCCTTTTCTTTGAAGAAAGTCTTTTAGAATTGGAAACAATTCATAAATAAATGGATCTATTTTCTTGTTCTTAGATAATCCACCCGGCAGTGACTCCATTCCTAACATTAGGTTCTCTTCAACAGATAAGTAAGGAATAATTTCTCTCCCTTGAGGAACATATGCCATGCCTTTTCTCGCTCTCTGATGAGGCGCCTTTCTATTAATATTTTCTCCAGCCAAAAAAATATCACCTTTTTTATGCTTTAACAAACCGATAAGTGATTTCAATAAAGTTGTTTTTCCAACTCCATTTCTTCCTATTAAACAAACCATTTCTCCTGATTTAACATTTAAATCTACATCTCTAAGAATATGACTTTCGCCATAAAATGTATTTAATGATTTAATTTCTAGTAAATTTTCCATAACTAATCCTCAGGTCTTCCTAAATAGACGTCAATGACTTTTTTGTCCTTTTGTATCGTTTCCATTGTCCCCTCACATAATACTGTTCCTTGATTTAATACTGAAACATTACTATCCAGTCTTCTTATAAATTCCATATCGTGGTCTATTACAACAACAGTATTTTCTCCTGATAAAGATTTCAATAAATCAGCAGTAAGATCTGTCTCTTCATCCGTTAGGCCAGCTACAGGTTCATCTACAAGCATTAAATCTGGCTTCTGTCCTACTAACATGGCTATTTCCAGCCACTGTTTTTGGCCATGAGACAAAGAACCAGCCTTTGAATTGACTTTATGAGATAAATTAATAATTTTCGTTAGACGTTCAATCTCATCAAGCTGATCATCTTTAAGATTTTTATTTATAAGGTTTAAGGGACTTTTAGGAGTTGATACAGATATTTCAAGATTTTCTTTAACTGTTAAATTCTCAAAGATCCTTGGACTTTGAAACTTTCTTCCTATTCCAAGTCGAACGATTTTGTGCTCCTTTTGACCAATTAATGATTTCCCTTTGAAAATTACTTCACCTTTAGTTGGTTTTACTTTCCCAGTTATTACGTCAAGAAATGTTGTTTTACCAGCTCCATTGGGTCCTATTACTGCTCTTAATTCTCCTTTCTTTAAATTTAAATTAAGTTTGTTAAGAGCTAAGAAACCTTCAAAACTAACAGTAATATCGATTAAATTTAGTAGATCTTTATTATTCACTATTGTACCTCCTTATTTTTGACTTCCAAGCTTGGATAGGTTTCAATCTTCCTTTTAAATCCAATTTTTTGAAGAAGATTCCTAGGCCCATCTCCTTGAATCCATCCTAAAACGCCTTCTGGCAATGCTGTAACAACTAAAATAAATAATCCTCCCTGGATAAACATCCAACTAGCAGGTAAAGCTTCACTTATTAGACTTTTTGCATAGTTGATAAATACTGCTCCTAATATTGCTCCTAATAAAGTTCCTCTCCCTCCTACGGCTACCCAGATAACCATTTCTATAGAAAATGGAACGGTCATAAATTGAGGTGAAACTATTCCTGATTGAACAGTGTATAAAGCTCCAGAAATTCCAGCAAGTCCTCCAGCAATAGAAAATATTATTGTCTTGAATATTACAGGATTGTATCCTGTGAACCTAACTCTTGGTTCGTCATCACGAATTCCTATGAGAATATTTCCAAATCTTCCTTTAACTACCCACTTTGCAAAAAACCAAGCGGCTATTACTAGTATGGCTGTCACCCAAAAGAACATTCTTTGCAAGGACTCAGAACCTACCATCTGACCAAATAGTTGAGTTACATCTGTTTTTAATCCATTTGTTCCGTTTATAAGTTTTTGTTGCCCATTAAAAAAGTTAAAGAAAACGAGTAGAGATGCTTGAGTAAGTATAGAAAAATATACGCCTTTGATTCTATTCCTGAAGACAAGAAATCCGATTAAACCAGAAACCAATGCAGGAATTATCCAGATAGCAAATAATGTGAAAACTGGCGATCTAAATGGTTCCCAGAAAAAAGGTAATTTTTCTACGCCATATAAAGCAAAAAATTCAGGAATATTATTTGGGAATTCAGAAGAACTGGTTATTTGTAAATACATTGCTGCACAATAACCACCAAGTGCAAAAAATATTCCTTGCCCAAGACTTAATAAACCTGTATATCCCCAGATAAGATCAACCCCAAGAGCAACTATAGACAAAGATAAATATCTACCAAGAAGATTTAATCTAAATACAGGAAGTAAAGTTGGTGCTGCAATGATTAAAGCTATTAATATTATCCAGATTGATAATATGATCTTTTTATTAAATTTAATTTTACTTAGGGTCATTAGTTTTCAACCATCCTCCCTTTTTGAGGA
This window of the Prochlorococcus sp. MIT 1314 genome carries:
- the urtE gene encoding urea ABC transporter ATP-binding subunit UrtE, with the protein product MENLLEIKSLNTFYGESHILRDVDLNVKSGEMVCLIGRNGVGKTTLLKSLIGLLKHKKGDIFLAGENINRKAPHQRARKGMAYVPQGREIIPYLSVEENLMLGMESLPGGLSKNKKIDPFIYELFPILKDFLQRKGGDLSGGQQQQLAIARALLGKPQLLLLDEPTEGIQPNIVLDIENAINQIIRDTGIGVLLVEQHLHFVRQANRYYAMQRGGIVASGHTSELSQAVIDKFLSV
- the urtD gene encoding urea ABC transporter ATP-binding protein UrtD, with protein sequence MNNKDLLNLIDITVSFEGFLALNKLNLNLKKGELRAVIGPNGAGKTTFLDVITGKVKPTKGEVIFKGKSLIGQKEHKIVRLGIGRKFQSPRIFENLTVKENLEISVSTPKSPLNLINKNLKDDQLDEIERLTKIINLSHKVNSKAGSLSHGQKQWLEIAMLVGQKPDLMLVDEPVAGLTDEETDLTADLLKSLSGENTVVVIDHDMEFIRRLDSNVSVLNQGTVLCEGTMETIQKDKKVIDVYLGRPED
- the urtC gene encoding urea ABC transporter permease subunit UrtC, producing MTLSKIKFNKKIILSIWIILIALIIAAPTLLPVFRLNLLGRYLSLSIVALGVDLIWGYTGLLSLGQGIFFALGGYCAAMYLQITSSSEFPNNIPEFFALYGVEKLPFFWEPFRSPVFTLFAIWIIPALVSGLIGFLVFRNRIKGVYFSILTQASLLVFFNFFNGQQKLINGTNGLKTDVTQLFGQMVGSESLQRMFFWVTAILVIAAWFFAKWVVKGRFGNILIGIRDDEPRVRFTGYNPVIFKTIIFSIAGGLAGISGALYTVQSGIVSPQFMTVPFSIEMVIWVAVGGRGTLLGAILGAVFINYAKSLISEALPASWMFIQGGLFILVVTALPEGVLGWIQGDGPRNLLQKIGFKRKIETYPSLEVKNKEVQ